The Deltaproteobacteria bacterium genome segment CATCCATGGAGGAGATTGAACTACAGTAAACATGCTGACAGATATAAAGATATAAACAAAAAAGAATTGAGGGAGGCTGATACATAAAACAGGACATTTCTATTTTGGTAAGAATAGGACATTTCTATTTTGGCTTTACATGTCAAGAAAAGTTAGTTGACTTTCCTTGTCCGGCGGATTATGTTATTAAAAACATCTCCCCGATAGAAACACTCGGGGATAAACGGAGAAATCTTTATGGGAGATAAAGAGAATATAAATCAGAAGAGTCCTACTGAGTTCACGCCAAAGCGGTGGGTTGGCTTAAAGGTTTTTGGAATTATCCTTATTCTTCTTGGAACAATAAATATTATATTTTATTTGAAGATGGGGATAGAGGCTCAGGGATTCTATATCCTGATGGTAGCCGCCGGGGTGGTGTTATTTATAATAAGTTTATGGAGAAATTATGAATGAGACAGCGGCAACACGTATTAAAAATATACTTCAGACCGTAATCATACAATATATCTATGCCGGCGAGCCTGTTGGCTCAGGGATGGTGAGCAAGAGGCATATTCCACACCTAAGCCCCGCCACAATAAGGCATATCATGTCGGAGATGGAGGAGATGGGGTATCTGATGCAGCCACATGCCTCTGCGGGCAGGATACCTACTGATAAAGGCTTCAGATTTTATATTGACAGTATCCTGAAGATAAAGGAGCTGCCCCAGGCAGAGAGAGAAAAGATAAATGCACGGTGTCAGAGGTCACAGGAGATTGAAAATATAATGTCCGATGCGTCAAGCATCCTGTCGTCCCTGTCAAATTGCATGGGTGTTGTTCTTGCCCCAAGGTTTGATAATGTTTTTATAAAGCACATTGAATTTATAAGGCTCGGCAGGACACAGGTTATGATGCTGCTTGTTTCCAACTCGGCCATTGTCCAGAATTATATTGTCAGGATAGAAGAAGACTTGAAGCAGCATGACCTTGAAAGGATGTCGGCTTATTTAAACAGTATTGCAAAGGGGTTGACACTGCGGAAGCTCAAGAAAAAGATAATAGAAGAGATGAGGAAGGAAAAAACCCTTTACGACCGGCTTATGGCAAAGGCGCTTAAATTAAGCAAGGCCGCCCTGGATGAGGGCAAAAACAGAAATGCCGGCAATATATATGTGGAAGGCAAGGCCAATATATTTGACCAGCCTGAATTCATTGAAGACGCGGAAAAGATGAAACTCCTCTTCAAAACATTTGAGGAGAAATCGGTTCTGGTGAAGGTGCTTGATAAGGCTATGGACGCCAATGGCGTTCAAATATTTATCGGCCCTGAGAGCGGATTTGATGAAATCAGGGAGTGCAGCGTTGTAACCGCGCCTTACAGCAACAACGGCAATATATTTGGAACCCTTGGGATAATAGGGCCTATGAGGATGAATTACTCCAGGGTCATACCTCTGGTAAATTATACCGCGGATCTTTTAAGCGATATAATGGCCAGAAGAGAAGCGGTGTAAGAAACAGTGTCAAAGTGTCAGAGTATCAGAGTAACAACTTTGACTCTCTGAATCTTTGACTCTTTGACACTTTTATGGGGGGAATACATGGGAGAGCAGGAAAAAGAGGACATAGAAATAGAATCCCCTGATAAAGACCTTCAGGGACAGGCGGAAATAAAAAGGCTCAATCTTTGCCTTGAGCAAAAGACAAAAGAGGCAGAGGCAGCCTTTGATAAATTTTTAAGGGCATGCGCAGACCTTGAAAACTACAAGAAGCGGGCAGAAAAAGAAAAAGGTGAATTGATAAGCTTTTCAAATGAAAGGTTTATAAAAGAGGTCCTCCCTGTAGTGGATAACCTTGAAAGGGCAATTGACCATATAGAGGATGAATCAGATCTTGCCGCTGTGAAAGATGGAATAAAACTTGTCCTTGATAATCTTTTGGCTGTCCTAAAAAAGTTCGGCGTTGAGGCGGCCTCTGCAATGGGCGATAAATTTGACCCAACAAGGCATGAGGCAATAAGCCAGGAAGAGATATTGAACTCTGATCCGGGAACTATTATTAAGGAGTTTCATAAAGGTTATTACCTTAACGGCAGGCTTTTAAGGCCTGCCATGGTTGTTATAGCAAAGGCGACGGAAAAGTCTAAGGAAAAAGAAGAGACAGAGGAAGGGAGGACTGAAAAGCAGAGTCAGAGAGCCATAGAGTCAGAGTAAAGACTTTGACTCTCTGAATTTTTGACTCTTTGACACTATTTTATGGGCAAGGTAATCGGCATAGATCTGGGCACAACCAATTCCTGTGTTGCTGTTATGGAAAACGGCAGCCCTGTTGTCATACCTAATCAGGAGGGGGGAAGGACAACCCCTTCTGTCGTGGCTTTTACCGATTCAGGAGAGAGGCTTGTCGGACATGCCGCTAAGAGACAGGCTGTTGTAAATCCATCCAACACATTATATGCGATAAAAAGACTAATCGGCAGACGCTATGATACCCCTGAGGCAAAACGGACAAAGGAGCTAGTGCCGTTTAAAATAGTTGAAGCGCCAAACAGCGATGCATGGGTAGAAATCAAGGGTAAAACCCTGTCTCCGTCAGAGATATCCGCCATAGTTCTCCAGCGGATGAAGGAGATAGCCGAGGATTATCTCGGAGAAAAGGTGTCAGATGCTATAGTAACTGTGCCTGCATATTTTGATGACAGCCAGAGGCAGGCAACAAAAGACGCCGGGCAGATAGCAGGGCTGAATGTCATGAGGATTATAAATGAGCCTACCGCGGCCGCCCTTGCCTATGGTCTTGATAAGAATAAAATGGGAAAGGTTGCCGTGTTTGACCTTGGCGGAGGGACATTTGATATATCAATCCTTGAATTGAATGAAGGTATTTTTGAGGTCAAGGCGACAAACGGCGACACTTTTTTGGGCGGTGAGGATTTTGACCAGAGGATAATAGATTTTCTTGTGGAGGAATTTTTAAAGGAAATTGGCATAGACCTGACACAGGATAAGATGGCGCTTCAGAGGCTCAAGGAGGCGTCAGAAAAGGCGAAGTGTGAATTGTCATCGGTTTTTGAAACAGAGATACATCTCCCCTTCATATCTGCTGACAACACAGGGCCAAAGCACATTAGAAAAAAGATAACCAGAAGCGAGTTTGAAAAAATGACAGGCGACCTTGTTGAGAGGCTCGTTATGCCATGCCACATTGCGCTATCGGATGCTGGACTTGAACCAAAGGATATAGATGAAGCAATCCTCGTGGGCGGCATGACAAGAATGCCGCGGGTAGTTAAAAAGGTTGAGGAGATATTTTCAAGGCCTCCGAACAAAGGGGTAAATCCTGACGAGGTTGTTGCTATTGGCGCTGCTATCCAGGGCGGCGTTCTGAAGGGCGAGGTAAAGGATATAATCCTGCTTGATGTCATACCGCTTTCCATCGGCCTTGAAACCAGAGGAGGGGTATTTACAAAACTGATACCAAGAAATACAACGATACCCACAAGAAAGAGCCAGATATTTTCTAC includes the following:
- the hrcA gene encoding heat-inducible transcriptional repressor HrcA, encoding MNETAATRIKNILQTVIIQYIYAGEPVGSGMVSKRHIPHLSPATIRHIMSEMEEMGYLMQPHASAGRIPTDKGFRFYIDSILKIKELPQAEREKINARCQRSQEIENIMSDASSILSSLSNCMGVVLAPRFDNVFIKHIEFIRLGRTQVMMLLVSNSAIVQNYIVRIEEDLKQHDLERMSAYLNSIAKGLTLRKLKKKIIEEMRKEKTLYDRLMAKALKLSKAALDEGKNRNAGNIYVEGKANIFDQPEFIEDAEKMKLLFKTFEEKSVLVKVLDKAMDANGVQIFIGPESGFDEIRECSVVTAPYSNNGNIFGTLGIIGPMRMNYSRVIPLVNYTADLLSDIMARREAV
- the grpE gene encoding nucleotide exchange factor GrpE, producing the protein MGEQEKEDIEIESPDKDLQGQAEIKRLNLCLEQKTKEAEAAFDKFLRACADLENYKKRAEKEKGELISFSNERFIKEVLPVVDNLERAIDHIEDESDLAAVKDGIKLVLDNLLAVLKKFGVEAASAMGDKFDPTRHEAISQEEILNSDPGTIIKEFHKGYYLNGRLLRPAMVVIAKATEKSKEKEETEEGRTEKQSQRAIESE